One Antiquaquibacter oligotrophicus genomic region harbors:
- a CDS encoding acyltransferase: protein MKRIWDRLGVVHYNFFITHMPFHWLRLWTLRIWGAKIGKDTSVFRGTTVLGIDKLSIGESTVISFRCLLDARGGLTIGSNVVIASDVHFITGTHLPDSDTFEYELLPIAVGDYAWIASRATVLPDVTIGRGAVVGATSLVRSDVADMEIVAGVPALVRGIRESALTYRPKYKPPFF from the coding sequence ATGAAACGCATCTGGGACCGACTCGGAGTCGTCCACTACAACTTCTTCATCACCCACATGCCCTTCCATTGGCTTCGCCTGTGGACGCTGCGCATCTGGGGGGCGAAGATCGGCAAAGACACGTCGGTGTTCCGCGGCACAACGGTGTTGGGGATCGACAAGCTCAGCATCGGCGAGTCGACCGTCATCAGCTTCCGCTGCCTCCTGGACGCGCGCGGTGGACTCACGATCGGCAGCAACGTCGTCATCGCGAGTGACGTGCACTTCATCACGGGAACGCACCTGCCGGATTCGGACACCTTCGAGTACGAGCTGCTCCCGATCGCGGTGGGCGACTACGCGTGGATCGCAAGCCGAGCCACGGTGCTGCCGGATGTCACGATCGGCCGGGGTGCGGTGGTCGGGGCCACCTCGCTCGTGCGCTCCGATGTCGCCGACATGGAGATCGTCGCCGGTGTCCCCGCTCTCGTGCGCGGCATTCGCGAGTCCGCGCTCACCTACCGGCCGAAGTACAAGCCGCCGTTCTTCTAA
- a CDS encoding acyltransferase, whose amino-acid sequence MKRRLLWLVEHLGAVLFNHFVTFLPSHTIRQGFLRAWGAEIGKDSSIFRGTTVLGIQGLRVGEATTIGFRCLLDSRGGLTIGDNVVIASDVHFIAGHHLPNSDDFSYIIEPTVVEDYVWIASRSTVLEGLTVGRGAVIGACSLVRKPVEAMSIVAGIPAKPVGERHSRLTYRPMFKPMLF is encoded by the coding sequence ATGAAACGACGTTTGCTGTGGCTCGTGGAGCACCTCGGTGCCGTGCTCTTCAATCACTTCGTCACCTTTCTGCCGTCGCACACGATCCGGCAGGGTTTCCTGCGCGCCTGGGGTGCCGAGATCGGTAAGGATTCGTCGATCTTTCGAGGTACGACGGTGCTCGGCATCCAGGGTCTGCGTGTTGGTGAGGCGACGACGATCGGGTTCCGGTGCCTCCTCGACTCGCGTGGCGGTCTCACGATCGGCGACAACGTCGTCATCGCGAGCGACGTGCACTTCATCGCCGGCCACCACCTGCCCAACTCCGACGACTTCAGTTACATCATCGAGCCGACGGTCGTCGAGGACTACGTGTGGATCGCGAGCCGCTCGACCGTATTGGAAGGGCTCACGGTCGGTCGCGGTGCCGTGATCGGAGCGTGCTCCCTCGTGCGTAAGCCCGTCGAGGCGATGTCCATCGTGGCGGGCATCCCCGCCAAGCCTGTCGGCGAACGCCACTCACGCCTCACCTACCGACCCATGTTCAAACCGATGTTGTTCTGA
- a CDS encoding polysaccharide biosynthesis tyrosine autokinase, whose protein sequence is MTLADRLRVVQRGWAIFALFALLGGLGGLATALLSTPRFDATARVFLSVGETPTALDTLAATIYAQTRILSYATVATDPVVLRPVAADLGIDQNPDDLAARVTATPVADSLVVEIVASSRFNTEAAALANAVADQLVDVIELQLEAEMTDEGSSLTAQVLERAPVPTSSAYPQILPSLGAGLLVGSIIGVGMMLSRHSFDSRIRSVRDIADATEVRVLATIARTDNPETVVATVESSQASHDFRTLEAMMRFIGFEARSTLITGARPDQGATTVALGLAMASAQQGRRVLLVDANVRNPHVLEHLGLESDLGLTDLLVGAPLADAVQSWPVVPELSVIAAGSVAPNTHDLFASERARRLVQGLEERYDHVIIDAPPLSAGSDAVTLAPLAGSVLLAVTPGTLPREDLLRGIASLGHSELRGIVLTDVRRSRSRSTHDEYEPLDTELVGSGERTP, encoded by the coding sequence GTGACCCTTGCTGATCGTCTCCGGGTTGTGCAGAGAGGGTGGGCCATCTTTGCCCTCTTTGCGCTCCTGGGTGGGTTGGGCGGACTCGCCACCGCGCTGCTGTCCACCCCCCGATTCGATGCGACGGCTCGCGTCTTTTTGAGTGTCGGGGAGACCCCGACAGCGCTCGACACCCTTGCAGCAACCATTTACGCGCAGACGCGCATCCTCTCCTACGCCACCGTGGCAACCGACCCCGTTGTGCTGCGGCCCGTCGCCGCGGACCTCGGTATCGACCAGAACCCCGACGACCTGGCCGCTCGGGTGACCGCCACCCCGGTCGCCGACAGTCTCGTTGTCGAGATCGTCGCCTCCAGCCGGTTCAACACCGAAGCGGCCGCGCTCGCGAATGCGGTCGCGGATCAACTCGTCGACGTCATCGAGCTGCAGCTCGAGGCCGAGATGACGGACGAGGGGAGTTCCCTCACAGCGCAGGTCCTCGAACGGGCACCAGTGCCGACCTCATCGGCGTATCCCCAGATCCTCCCGTCGCTCGGGGCAGGGCTACTCGTGGGATCCATCATCGGCGTCGGCATGATGCTCTCGCGCCACAGCTTCGACTCACGCATTCGATCGGTGCGCGATATCGCGGATGCCACCGAGGTGCGTGTCCTCGCGACGATCGCGCGTACCGACAATCCGGAGACAGTTGTAGCGACCGTTGAGAGTTCGCAGGCTTCGCACGACTTCCGCACGCTCGAGGCGATGATGCGATTCATCGGCTTCGAGGCGCGCAGCACCCTCATCACGGGGGCGCGACCCGATCAGGGCGCAACAACGGTTGCTCTTGGTCTCGCCATGGCTTCAGCGCAACAGGGACGTCGGGTTCTCCTCGTCGATGCGAACGTGCGGAACCCCCACGTGCTCGAGCATCTCGGGCTCGAGTCTGACCTCGGCCTCACCGACTTGCTTGTCGGCGCGCCGCTCGCGGATGCCGTCCAATCATGGCCGGTTGTGCCAGAGCTCTCCGTCATCGCCGCGGGAAGTGTGGCCCCCAACACCCACGACCTCTTCGCCTCCGAGCGCGCACGGCGACTGGTGCAAGGTCTCGAGGAACGGTACGACCACGTCATCATCGATGCCCCACCACTGTCGGCGGGATCGGATGCCGTGACCCTCGCCCCGCTCGCTGGTTCCGTGCTGCTCGCGGTGACTCCCGGAACCCTCCCGCGTGAGGACCTGCTTCGGGGGATTGCGAGCCTCGGTCACAGCGAACTCCGCGGGATCGTGCTCACGGATGTCCGGCGCAGCAGATCACGCTCCACGCACGACGAATACGAGCCACTCGACACGGAGCTTGTGGGTTCGGGGGAGAGGACACCATGA